The following coding sequences lie in one Candidatus Eremiobacterota bacterium genomic window:
- a CDS encoding DegT/DnrJ/EryC1/StrS family aminotransferase, with the protein MQTLVPFVDLRAQFRALREEVVPRVMAVMEDASFVLGPDVARFEENFASYLDARYCVGVESGTAALQFALEALEIGPGDDVIVPANTYIASANAVWATGARPVLVDIDATYFMDPALLQAALTPRTKAIMPVHLYGQAVPMDPIMEFAKRHRLRVIEDACQAHGARWRGRCVGTFGDVGCFSFYPGKNLGAYGDGGAVVTNDGGLADTVRLLRDFGQRKKYEHIIRAGNGRLDSIQAAVLDVKLRHLDDWNASRRRHARAYDEKLTRIGIAPPQRLHDEGHVYHLYVIEVENRDRIADTLRERGIASGIHYPIPIHLQPAYADLGLSRGAFERTERSADRLLSLPMFPELTPEQIDLVVDALASCRPSLVA; encoded by the coding sequence ATGCAAACGCTCGTTCCCTTTGTTGATTTGCGAGCCCAGTTCCGCGCGTTACGCGAGGAGGTCGTCCCTCGCGTTATGGCGGTCATGGAAGACGCTTCATTTGTTCTCGGTCCCGACGTCGCGCGTTTCGAAGAAAACTTTGCTTCTTACTTGGACGCTCGTTATTGCGTCGGTGTCGAATCGGGGACGGCGGCGCTCCAGTTTGCCTTGGAAGCGCTGGAAATCGGGCCCGGCGACGACGTTATCGTGCCTGCCAATACGTACATCGCTTCTGCAAACGCCGTTTGGGCGACCGGGGCCCGCCCCGTTCTCGTCGATATCGATGCGACGTATTTTATGGATCCGGCGCTGTTGCAAGCAGCGCTAACGCCGCGTACCAAAGCCATCATGCCGGTGCACCTGTACGGACAGGCCGTTCCGATGGATCCCATCATGGAGTTTGCGAAGCGGCATCGTTTACGCGTGATCGAAGATGCATGTCAGGCGCACGGTGCGCGCTGGAGAGGTCGCTGCGTCGGAACGTTTGGCGACGTCGGTTGCTTTAGTTTTTATCCAGGAAAGAATCTCGGCGCCTATGGTGACGGGGGCGCCGTCGTGACCAACGACGGCGGTCTGGCCGATACCGTGCGGCTTTTGCGAGATTTCGGTCAGCGTAAAAAGTACGAGCACATTATCAGGGCCGGAAACGGCAGGCTCGATTCGATTCAGGCCGCGGTGCTCGACGTCAAGCTTCGCCATCTCGATGATTGGAACGCCTCGCGCCGGCGCCACGCGCGCGCGTACGACGAGAAGCTTACGCGCATCGGAATCGCCCCGCCGCAGCGGCTTCACGACGAAGGACACGTCTATCATCTTTACGTCATTGAAGTGGAGAACCGCGATCGTATCGCCGACACGCTTCGCGAACGCGGCATTGCCAGCGGCATTCACTATCCCATTCCCATTCATCTTCAACCCGCCTACGCCGATTTGGGTTTGTCGCGCGGCGCATTCGAGCGAACGGAGCGCAGTGCGGACCGTCTGCTCTCTTTACCGATGTTCCCGGAGCTGACGCCCGAGCAGATCGACCTCGTCGTCGACGCTCTGGCGAGCTGTCGTCCGTCGCTGGTCGCTTAG
- a CDS encoding Gfo/Idh/MocA family oxidoreductase codes for MQDAPLGVAVVGAGYWGPNLVRNFSASQEWSVRGVVERDPERLERILRLYPFIRGYSEIDAVLADPNVDAIALATPPQTHHELALRAIGAKKHVLVEKPLTERSADADDLCAHAARAGVVLMTDHTFLYTGSVEKLRALRTSGELGSVYYIDSTRVNLGLFQESNVVWDLAPHDISIINYVLEEIPASVALQLNACVHQTIPDVAFLTMWYPGGCLAHVHLSWLSPVKVRRTMIAGSLKMAVWDDVEPTEKIYIYDKGVVLDPSSKTLQQQMVSYRLGDLHVPLVDNREALGKLAADFALAIRSGSPTRSDGTFGAAVVRVIEAALRSADLGGAKVDV; via the coding sequence ATGCAAGACGCGCCACTGGGAGTTGCCGTGGTCGGTGCGGGATACTGGGGCCCGAACCTCGTGCGAAACTTTTCTGCGTCGCAGGAGTGGAGCGTTCGCGGGGTGGTCGAGCGCGATCCCGAGCGGCTCGAGCGCATCTTGCGGCTCTATCCGTTCATTCGCGGTTACTCCGAGATCGACGCGGTTCTCGCAGATCCCAATGTCGACGCAATCGCGCTGGCGACTCCGCCGCAGACACATCACGAGCTCGCGCTACGCGCCATCGGCGCGAAGAAGCACGTCCTCGTAGAGAAGCCATTGACGGAGCGGTCGGCCGACGCCGACGATCTGTGCGCACACGCCGCGCGTGCCGGCGTCGTTTTGATGACCGATCACACGTTTCTCTACACCGGGTCGGTCGAGAAGCTACGCGCGCTTCGAACCAGCGGCGAGCTCGGCAGCGTATACTACATCGATTCAACGCGGGTCAACCTCGGGCTCTTTCAAGAGAGCAACGTCGTTTGGGATTTGGCCCCGCACGATATATCGATTATCAATTACGTCTTGGAAGAGATTCCGGCGTCGGTCGCCCTTCAGCTCAACGCGTGCGTGCATCAAACCATACCCGACGTCGCGTTTTTGACGATGTGGTATCCCGGAGGCTGCCTGGCGCACGTTCATCTCAGCTGGCTGTCGCCCGTCAAGGTGCGCCGTACGATGATTGCGGGAAGCTTGAAGATGGCAGTCTGGGACGACGTCGAGCCGACTGAGAAAATCTATATTTACGACAAGGGAGTGGTGCTCGATCCCTCGAGCAAGACGTTGCAACAGCAGATGGTATCGTACCGGCTGGGCGACCTCCACGTCCCCCTGGTCGACAACCGCGAAGCTCTCGGAAAGCTGGCGGCGGATTTTGCCTTGGCGATCCGCTCGGGGTCGCCCACGCGCTCCGACGGAACGTTTGGCGCCGCCGTCGTGCGCGTCATCGAAGCGGCATTGCGGTCGGCGGATTTGGGGGGCGCGAAGGTTGACGTATGA
- a CDS encoding glycosyltransferase: MTIDPASIRFSLILPTLNEAARLPTILESVRRQRYRQDLIELLVADGGSTDDTIAIARRYGARVIHNPLRRAEPGAGILLEQATGDVAVLLAADNVFADEHFLEAMARPFRDQRIAAAFPALVNTAQDGSTARYFNAFTDPFNHFVYGGATSPASYRRTYREKRRTPDYVVYDFAAGPRPLIALAQGFAVRLPYRKPLGTDEDDIAPVEMLLAQGLEIAFVQNATLEHHTVRDIGDALRKFGPRFRARMTDSEQPVWQRFKVSTRGRRLRTYLWPFYSVSVIFPTLAAVVGAVRERRREWLYHPFVSAAFGFEFWRQAGIVAYERLRRTTARRAAPTASLDRSDQSVRDGDR, encoded by the coding sequence ATGACGATAGATCCCGCATCGATTCGTTTTTCGTTGATCCTGCCGACGCTGAATGAAGCGGCACGCCTGCCGACCATTCTGGAATCGGTTCGACGGCAGCGCTATCGTCAGGACCTCATCGAGTTGCTTGTGGCCGACGGCGGCTCGACCGACGACACAATCGCCATTGCTCGCCGCTACGGCGCGCGTGTCATTCACAACCCGCTGCGGCGCGCCGAGCCGGGGGCCGGAATATTATTGGAACAAGCCACCGGCGACGTCGCCGTGCTGCTCGCCGCCGACAACGTCTTCGCCGACGAGCATTTCTTGGAGGCCATGGCTCGGCCGTTCCGGGACCAAAGAATTGCGGCGGCCTTTCCCGCGCTGGTCAACACGGCGCAAGATGGAAGCACGGCGCGCTATTTCAACGCGTTCACCGATCCGTTCAATCATTTCGTCTATGGCGGAGCGACCTCGCCCGCTTCGTACCGCCGTACGTATCGCGAAAAGCGGCGAACTCCCGATTACGTCGTCTACGATTTCGCCGCCGGGCCGCGACCTCTGATCGCGTTGGCGCAGGGCTTTGCGGTCCGTCTTCCATACCGAAAGCCGCTTGGAACCGATGAGGACGACATTGCGCCCGTCGAGATGCTGCTCGCCCAGGGTCTTGAGATCGCATTCGTGCAAAACGCGACGCTCGAGCATCACACCGTGCGCGACATTGGCGATGCGCTGCGCAAATTCGGCCCCCGCTTTCGCGCACGAATGACGGATTCTGAACAGCCGGTTTGGCAGCGTTTCAAGGTTTCGACGCGCGGACGGCGGTTACGAACGTACCTCTGGCCGTTCTACTCTGTCAGCGTCATCTTTCCGACCCTTGCGGCCGTGGTGGGCGCCGTGCGCGAACGGCGCCGCGAGTGGCTCTATCATCCGTTCGTCAGCGCCGCGTTCGGATTCGAATTTTGGCGACAAGCAGGGATCGTTGCCTACGAGCGCTTGCGGCGCACTACCGCGCGTCGTGCGGCTCCCACGGCGTCGTTAGATCGTTCGGACCAATCGGTCCGCGATGGCGATAGATGA
- a CDS encoding PLP-dependent aminotransferase family protein — MNTISRAAQFAQRTAHLRASTIREMLKVTQQPEVISFGGGLPAPELFPATAIAEATRSVMERVGPAALQYSVTEGIPEMRIWVAERLTRRFGRIFEAENVQIVNGSQQGLDLIGKVFLDPGDHVVIEDPSYLGAIQAFDAYQARYLTVETDEDGLIVESLERVLERADPFPKFLYLVPNFQNPTGRTLSRERRERTVRVCERFDLPIVEDDPYCELRFEGNDLPPLISLQSSAPVIYSGTGSKILAPGMRVAWLVIPDEEIREKIVLAKQGADLHSGTFAQYVFHEYASDGETFDAHVRAIAQTYASRRGVMAEALAEFMPEGARFTRPAGGMFLWVTVPGIDTTELLRIAAKSKVVFVPGVNFYPARDVHDGMRLNFSNASEKNIRVGVERLAHAIRLYER, encoded by the coding sequence ATGAACACCATCTCGCGAGCGGCGCAGTTCGCGCAGCGCACGGCGCACCTTCGCGCGTCGACGATTCGCGAGATGCTCAAGGTCACGCAACAGCCCGAAGTGATCTCCTTCGGCGGTGGTCTTCCCGCGCCGGAGCTCTTTCCGGCGACCGCGATTGCCGAAGCGACACGCTCGGTGATGGAGCGCGTTGGGCCGGCCGCGCTTCAGTACAGCGTCACCGAGGGCATTCCCGAAATGAGGATCTGGGTCGCCGAACGGCTGACGCGACGCTTCGGACGCATCTTCGAAGCCGAGAACGTACAAATCGTCAACGGCTCGCAGCAGGGACTCGACCTGATCGGAAAGGTCTTCCTCGACCCGGGAGATCACGTCGTCATCGAAGACCCTTCGTATCTAGGAGCAATCCAAGCGTTCGATGCTTATCAAGCGCGTTACCTCACGGTTGAGACCGACGAGGACGGCTTGATCGTCGAGTCGCTCGAACGCGTGCTCGAACGCGCCGATCCGTTTCCGAAGTTTCTTTACCTCGTTCCTAATTTCCAGAATCCGACGGGTCGCACGCTCTCCCGCGAACGGCGCGAGCGAACCGTTCGGGTCTGCGAGCGTTTCGATCTGCCGATCGTCGAGGACGATCCGTATTGCGAGCTGCGCTTTGAAGGCAACGATCTTCCTCCGCTCATTTCGTTGCAAAGCAGCGCCCCCGTTATTTACTCCGGAACGGGAAGCAAGATTTTGGCACCCGGTATGCGCGTTGCCTGGCTGGTCATTCCCGACGAGGAAATCCGCGAGAAAATCGTGCTTGCCAAACAAGGAGCCGATCTGCACAGCGGCACGTTCGCGCAGTACGTGTTTCACGAGTATGCCAGCGACGGCGAAACGTTCGACGCGCACGTACGCGCGATCGCGCAGACGTATGCGAGCCGGCGCGGGGTCATGGCTGAGGCACTCGCCGAGTTCATGCCCGAAGGCGCACGCTTCACGCGTCCGGCGGGCGGCATGTTCTTATGGGTGACGGTGCCCGGTATCGACACGACCGAGCTGCTGCGAATCGCGGCCAAATCTAAAGTGGTCTTCGTACCGGGAGTAAACTTCTATCCTGCACGCGACGTGCACGACGGCATGCGGCTGAACTTCTCCAACGCTTCGGAAAAGAATATCCGCGTCGGCGTCGAACGGCTCGCCCACGCCATCAGGCTGTACGAACGTTAG
- a CDS encoding zf-HC2 domain-containing protein: MRCSWCEPLLDAYIEGSLRPREARALRAHLGVCPACAGLLQELRVVDALLTTARPPGVAADFTAAVVSAATAAPPHKPRRPSLGLAVLLYLGAVWGLAIFAFARSSDLAGWWGDAVAQSARDAAAFSAAAHALAPATPLAAAAVSGVLLVDLFLLAALIYGYRRFHPALATYLRRGTRP; the protein is encoded by the coding sequence GTGCGATGCTCGTGGTGTGAGCCATTGCTCGACGCCTATATCGAAGGATCGCTACGGCCGCGCGAGGCGCGCGCGCTGCGAGCGCATCTCGGCGTTTGCCCGGCGTGCGCCGGGCTGCTGCAAGAACTGCGCGTCGTCGACGCGCTCTTGACGACGGCCCGCCCTCCGGGTGTCGCCGCCGACTTCACCGCGGCGGTCGTGTCGGCTGCAACGGCCGCCCCGCCACACAAGCCGCGGCGGCCCTCGTTGGGATTGGCAGTTCTCCTGTACTTGGGCGCTGTTTGGGGGCTGGCGATTTTCGCGTTCGCGCGCTCGAGCGACTTGGCCGGCTGGTGGGGCGACGCGGTCGCGCAGAGCGCCCGCGACGCGGCGGCGTTCTCCGCGGCCGCACATGCGCTCGCTCCAGCGACCCCCCTTGCGGCTGCGGCCGTCAGCGGCGTGCTGCTCGTCGATCTTTTCTTACTCGCGGCCCTCATCTACGGTTATCGCCGTTTCCATCCGGCGCTCGCAACGTATCTTCGCCGGGGGACTCGGCCATGA
- a CDS encoding sigma-70 family RNA polymerase sigma factor, with product MHRVRSGEREVFGVLVDRYKRGIANFIGATVRNPSETADLSQETFLRAYAHLGTFNPQLGKFSTWIYQIARNVIRTYLAKSLRAPQLQELGEDQSLESAFPDLSPQADPAGGVLRQEAERELRAALAELPERTRAVLALRYFDNMEYQTIASTLGLSLGNVKTLIHRGKIALTKKMREREDRAVESLPVPQKAGVRAMLVV from the coding sequence GTGCATCGAGTGCGCTCCGGGGAAAGAGAGGTCTTCGGCGTACTCGTGGATCGCTACAAGCGCGGCATCGCGAACTTCATCGGCGCAACCGTACGGAACCCGTCGGAGACGGCCGACCTATCCCAGGAAACCTTTCTGCGCGCCTATGCGCATCTGGGAACGTTCAATCCCCAGCTCGGAAAGTTTTCCACCTGGATCTATCAGATTGCGCGAAACGTGATCCGGACGTATCTCGCCAAGTCATTGCGCGCGCCCCAACTTCAGGAGCTGGGAGAAGATCAATCGCTCGAAAGCGCCTTCCCCGATCTATCGCCGCAGGCCGATCCCGCGGGCGGCGTCTTGCGGCAAGAGGCCGAGCGCGAGCTGCGCGCCGCACTCGCCGAACTGCCGGAGCGCACGCGAGCGGTCTTGGCGCTTCGATACTTCGACAACATGGAATATCAGACGATTGCCAGCACGCTTGGACTCTCGCTCGGCAACGTCAAGACCCTCATTCACCGCGGTAAAATCGCGCTAACAAAGAAAATGCGCGAGCGCGAGGATCGCGCCGTAGAATCTCTTCCCGTTCCGCAGAAGGCAGGCGTGCGTGCGATGCTCGTGGTGTGA
- the rfbC gene encoding dTDP-4-dehydrorhamnose 3,5-epimerase codes for MQIEELPLAGALMLTPRVFADERGFFTETYSRDRYRRCGITEEFVQDNLSLSHRDVLRGLHGDRRMSKLVGVVRGSVFDVIVDLRPNSSTYRRWFSATLNAGDGRQLFVPRGFLHGFLALEDETLFAYKQSAAYDPAAECAIAWDDAELAIEWPLAGRRPILSPRDAANPPLATNVGEPR; via the coding sequence ATGCAGATCGAGGAATTACCTCTCGCCGGCGCGCTAATGCTGACGCCGCGCGTTTTCGCCGACGAACGCGGTTTCTTCACGGAAACCTATTCGCGCGATCGCTATCGTCGCTGCGGTATTACTGAAGAGTTCGTGCAGGACAATCTTTCGCTCTCACACCGCGACGTCTTACGCGGCCTCCATGGCGACCGTCGCATGTCCAAACTGGTCGGTGTCGTGCGCGGCAGCGTTTTCGACGTGATCGTGGATTTGCGCCCGAACAGCAGCACCTATCGCCGGTGGTTTTCGGCGACGTTGAACGCCGGCGACGGTCGACAACTCTTCGTGCCGCGCGGTTTTCTTCACGGGTTTCTGGCACTCGAAGACGAGACGCTTTTCGCCTACAAGCAAAGCGCGGCGTATGACCCCGCCGCGGAGTGCGCAATCGCTTGGGACGATGCCGAATTAGCCATCGAGTGGCCGCTCGCCGGCCGCCGGCCAATTCTCTCCCCGCGCGACGCCGCCAATCCGCCGCTTGCAACAAACGTCGGGGAGCCGAGGTAA
- the rfbD gene encoding dTDP-4-dehydrorhamnose reductase translates to MKRVLLIGGSGQLGTAIRLRWNDWEIVAPARRELAIEQRGHLVEALDRIRPDVLINAAAFHDVDRCETHAYDAFAVNAFAVGEAAELAGRREVLFVTISTDYVFDGKTSVPYDEEAPANPLSVYGMSKRTGEYLALQGGERSLVVRTCGLYGVAASTSRHPLIERVLWRSAGGEPVRIVDDVVASPTFAGDLAWALRQLIEADACGLYHAVNDGAVSWYEFARMAANFAGKSVSLEPICADQWKAAAPRPRFSALANAKLAARDITMPSWQAGIAAYLGIQVR, encoded by the coding sequence GTGAAGCGCGTCCTTTTGATCGGCGGTTCGGGCCAGCTGGGAACGGCGATCCGACTGCGCTGGAACGACTGGGAAATCGTCGCTCCGGCGCGCCGAGAGTTGGCGATCGAGCAGCGCGGGCATCTCGTCGAGGCGCTCGATCGAATCCGGCCCGACGTGCTGATCAATGCCGCCGCGTTCCACGACGTGGACCGGTGTGAGACGCACGCCTACGATGCCTTCGCGGTCAACGCATTCGCCGTCGGGGAAGCGGCGGAGCTCGCGGGGCGGCGCGAGGTGCTCTTCGTCACGATCAGCACCGACTACGTCTTCGACGGAAAAACGAGCGTGCCGTACGATGAAGAGGCGCCGGCGAATCCGTTATCGGTCTATGGCATGTCGAAGCGGACCGGCGAATATCTCGCGCTGCAGGGTGGCGAACGCTCTTTGGTCGTTCGGACGTGCGGTCTTTACGGCGTTGCTGCTTCGACGTCACGGCATCCGCTCATCGAACGCGTACTGTGGCGTTCCGCGGGGGGCGAGCCCGTGCGCATCGTCGACGACGTCGTTGCATCGCCGACCTTTGCCGGCGACCTTGCCTGGGCGCTGCGCCAGTTGATCGAAGCCGACGCTTGCGGTCTGTACCATGCCGTTAATGACGGAGCGGTGAGCTGGTATGAGTTCGCGCGTATGGCGGCAAATTTCGCCGGCAAGAGCGTCTCGCTGGAGCCGATTTGCGCCGATCAATGGAAGGCCGCGGCGCCGCGTCCGCGCTTTTCGGCGTTGGCGAACGCAAAACTGGCGGCGCGCGATATCACGATGCCGTCGTGGCAGGCCGGAATTGCTGCCTACCTCGGCATTCAAGTAAGATAG
- a CDS encoding D-lysine 5,6-aminomutase subunit alpha, whose translation MELRIDRECVDRCRKLAGAIADPVEDFIAAHSTVSVERAVLRLLGVDGVTAQEIPLPNAVVDAMPAGRLEDGVAMCFGKGLAETGLEPQAFAQALADERYAFEQFESTPGAAARGALRPYVEAALARIRAQREARESRLTRLPQMPTPLLYVIVASGNIYEDRTAAVAAAEAGAQVIAVIRSTGQSLLDFVPFGPTTEGFGGTYATQANFAIMRAALDDVSERLGRYVMLTNYASGLCMPEIAVMAALERLDMLLNDSMYGILFRDINMKRTFVDQHFSRMLNACSGIIINTGEDNYLTTADAVEQAPAVLASQFINEEFAHRAGLPDRQIGLGDAYEINPDLEDSFLFQVAQAQLAREIFPGAPLKYMPPTKHMTGDIFKGQLIDAMFNLTSVMTDQTIHLCGMLTEAIHTPFLGDRVLSLENARYIMNAARHLGDEIVLRPGGAIERRAELVLRECAALLDRVAAMGLMKAIEGATFADVSRAPEGGRGFEGVFARSPDYFNPFEEALRPAAVRA comes from the coding sequence ATGGAACTACGGATTGATCGCGAGTGCGTCGATCGTTGCCGGAAACTTGCCGGCGCAATTGCGGATCCGGTGGAAGACTTCATCGCGGCCCATTCCACGGTGTCGGTCGAACGGGCGGTCCTGCGATTACTTGGCGTCGACGGGGTCACGGCGCAAGAGATCCCGCTCCCGAACGCGGTCGTGGACGCCATGCCGGCCGGTAGGCTCGAAGACGGCGTCGCGATGTGCTTTGGGAAAGGCTTGGCGGAGACCGGTCTCGAGCCGCAAGCCTTCGCGCAGGCTCTCGCCGATGAACGCTATGCCTTCGAGCAGTTCGAGTCGACGCCCGGTGCAGCCGCGCGTGGCGCATTGCGCCCGTATGTCGAGGCGGCACTCGCGCGCATTCGCGCGCAACGTGAGGCTCGCGAGTCCCGGTTGACGCGCCTGCCGCAGATGCCTACGCCGCTGCTCTACGTTATCGTTGCAAGCGGAAACATTTACGAGGATCGGACTGCGGCGGTCGCCGCCGCCGAGGCAGGGGCGCAAGTCATCGCGGTCATTCGCTCCACGGGACAATCGCTGCTCGATTTCGTGCCCTTCGGCCCCACGACCGAAGGCTTCGGCGGTACGTACGCCACGCAAGCGAACTTCGCGATCATGCGCGCCGCGCTCGACGACGTAAGCGAAAGACTCGGGCGTTACGTGATGCTCACCAACTATGCGAGCGGGCTCTGCATGCCGGAGATTGCGGTGATGGCAGCGCTCGAGCGGCTCGACATGCTGCTCAACGATTCGATGTACGGCATTCTCTTCCGCGACATCAATATGAAGCGCACGTTCGTCGATCAGCACTTTAGCCGAATGCTCAATGCGTGCTCCGGAATTATCATCAATACCGGGGAGGACAACTATTTGACGACGGCCGACGCGGTCGAACAGGCCCCCGCAGTCTTGGCTTCGCAGTTTATCAACGAAGAGTTCGCGCATCGCGCCGGGTTGCCGGACCGTCAAATCGGATTGGGCGACGCTTACGAAATCAATCCCGACCTCGAAGACAGTTTTCTCTTTCAGGTCGCGCAGGCGCAACTCGCGCGCGAAATTTTCCCCGGCGCGCCACTGAAGTATATGCCGCCGACCAAGCACATGACCGGCGACATTTTCAAAGGTCAGCTCATCGATGCCATGTTCAACCTTACATCGGTCATGACCGATCAAACCATTCACCTTTGCGGCATGTTGACCGAGGCTATTCACACGCCGTTCTTGGGCGACCGAGTCCTTTCGCTCGAGAATGCGCGGTACATCATGAACGCGGCCCGGCACTTGGGTGACGAGATCGTCTTGCGGCCCGGCGGCGCCATCGAGCGCCGCGCCGAGTTGGTACTGCGCGAGTGTGCAGCGCTGCTCGATCGCGTGGCCGCGATGGGCCTGATGAAGGCAATCGAGGGTGCGACCTTCGCCGACGTGTCGCGGGCACCGGAGGGCGGGCGCGGCTTCGAGGGCGTCTTCGCCCGTTCGCCCGATTACTTCAATCCATTCGAGGAGGCACTCCGGCCCGCAGCGGTGCGGGCGTGA
- a CDS encoding cobalamin-dependent protein (Presence of a B(12) (cobalamin)-binding domain implies dependence on cobalamin itself, in one of its several forms, or in some unusual lineages, dependence on a cobalamin-like analog.), with amino-acid sequence MSNLVKPYGDTQNDGKVQLSFTLPVEWNEAADEAARQLVVKMGFTDVHVVDGRRIASGFSFFVLYASTPQAIDVEGIAAPSVRAHAMTMEEIDAIVAERIGRKIRIAGACIGTDAHTVGIDAILNMKGYKGDYGLERYHMFETFNLGSQVAVEELVRFAQERELDALLASQVVTQKGSDVKNFTALSELLEAQGLRDRIVLICGGPRVTNRLASELGYDAGFGRGTLPSEVAAFIALTLDDRLRQASR; translated from the coding sequence GTGAGCAATCTCGTGAAGCCGTACGGCGACACGCAGAACGACGGCAAAGTCCAGCTCTCGTTCACCTTGCCGGTTGAATGGAACGAAGCCGCCGATGAGGCGGCGCGCCAGCTGGTCGTCAAGATGGGTTTTACCGACGTTCACGTCGTCGATGGGCGGCGGATTGCGTCGGGGTTTTCGTTTTTTGTGCTCTACGCCAGCACGCCGCAAGCAATCGACGTCGAGGGCATTGCCGCGCCGTCGGTTCGCGCACACGCGATGACGATGGAAGAGATCGATGCCATCGTTGCGGAGCGGATCGGACGAAAGATTCGCATTGCGGGTGCCTGTATCGGAACCGACGCGCACACGGTGGGCATCGATGCGATTCTCAACATGAAAGGCTATAAGGGCGACTACGGGCTCGAGCGGTACCATATGTTTGAAACCTTCAATCTGGGCAGCCAAGTCGCCGTTGAGGAGCTGGTGCGATTCGCACAAGAGCGCGAGCTCGACGCGTTGCTCGCCTCGCAGGTCGTGACGCAAAAAGGTAGCGATGTGAAGAACTTCACCGCCTTGAGCGAGTTGCTCGAAGCTCAGGGTCTTCGCGACCGCATCGTTCTCATCTGCGGCGGACCGCGGGTCACCAACCGGTTAGCGAGCGAACTTGGATACGATGCCGGTTTCGGTCGCGGCACTCTTCCGAGCGAAGTCGCGGCATTCATCGCGCTGACGCTCGACGATCGCCTGCGGCAAGCGTCGCGGTAG
- the gmd gene encoding GDP-mannose 4,6-dehydratase translates to MPKTALITGITGQDGSYLAELLLEKGYRVVGMTRRTSTEVHERIEHIVADLEIVSGDLLDQSSITSIVNDVRPDEIYNLAAQSFVPASWSQPVLTGEFTALGVTRVLESIRHVDPTIRFYQASSSEMFGNAVESPQTETTPFYPRSPYGVAKVYGHWITVNYRESYDLFACSGIGFNHESPRRGKEFVTRKVTDGVARIKLGLAKELRLGNLDAHRDWGFAGDYVRAMWMMLQQDRPEDYVIATGETHSVRDFVRIAFEVAGLGSYEPYVAIDPRFVRPAEVDKLIGDPGKAKAKLGWEPQISFDALVAMMVESDIERCARS, encoded by the coding sequence GTGCCCAAAACCGCTCTGATCACCGGAATCACCGGCCAAGACGGCTCGTACTTGGCCGAATTGCTGCTCGAAAAAGGCTATCGCGTCGTCGGCATGACCCGTCGTACCAGCACTGAAGTGCACGAGCGAATCGAGCACATCGTCGCCGACCTCGAGATCGTTTCGGGCGACCTGCTCGATCAAAGCTCCATCACGTCGATCGTCAACGACGTGCGGCCCGACGAAATCTACAATCTGGCCGCGCAATCCTTCGTGCCCGCTTCCTGGAGTCAGCCGGTGCTGACCGGCGAGTTCACCGCGCTCGGCGTCACCCGCGTGCTCGAGTCGATTCGCCACGTCGATCCGACGATTCGCTTTTATCAAGCGTCCAGCTCCGAGATGTTCGGCAACGCGGTCGAATCGCCGCAGACGGAGACGACCCCGTTCTATCCGCGCAGTCCGTACGGCGTCGCAAAAGTCTACGGCCACTGGATTACTGTCAACTATCGCGAGTCGTACGATCTGTTCGCCTGCAGCGGCATCGGGTTCAATCACGAAAGCCCCCGCCGCGGTAAGGAGTTCGTTACGCGCAAGGTTACCGACGGGGTTGCGCGCATCAAACTCGGCCTCGCCAAAGAGCTGCGCTTGGGAAACCTCGACGCGCACCGCGATTGGGGTTTCGCCGGCGATTACGTACGCGCGATGTGGATGATGCTGCAGCAGGATCGACCGGAAGATTACGTGATCGCCACCGGCGAAACGCACAGCGTTCGCGATTTCGTCCGGATCGCGTTCGAAGTCGCCGGCCTTGGGTCGTACGAGCCGTACGTCGCGATCGACCCGCGCTTCGTGCGGCCGGCGGAAGTCGACAAGCTCATCGGCGACCCCGGCAAAGCGAAGGCGAAGCTTGGTTGGGAGCCGCAGATAAGTTTCGACGCGCTCGTCGCCATGATGGTCGAGTCCGACATCGAGCGATGCGCGCGCTCGTAA